The uncultured Methanomethylovorans sp. genome contains a region encoding:
- the cofH gene encoding 5-amino-6-(D-ribitylamino)uracil--L-tyrosine 4-hydroxyphenyl transferase CofH, whose translation MMSKIDEELVERAYNGKTSSEDALLLLDAEPFELFRFADNLRYEAVGDLTTYVVNRNINFTNRCIGRCGFCAFKKDEGYILKTEEILAKVEEAHKAGATEVCIQGGLLPNAGLDLYTGILEAVKEEYPSIHVHAFSPMEVYHASRTSDLSVKQVLHELKKSGLGTMPGTAAEILCDHVRKELCPGKLLTAEWVDVVTSAHKTGIRTTATMMYGHIESWQDRIEHMMVVRDVQKETGGITEFVPLPFMPYNNPVGKKMIQEGRYATTGIDDLKVYALSRIIFHKHINNIQASWVKLGKKLAQVALYCGANDLGGTLMEESISTSAGANNGSSISTQELEWIIKGASRIPKQRTTLYEIDNIKNESFGNGPREAGNATIYS comes from the coding sequence ATGATGTCAAAAATTGATGAAGAGCTGGTGGAAAGAGCGTACAACGGAAAAACCAGCAGCGAAGATGCGCTCTTGCTTCTGGATGCTGAACCTTTTGAACTTTTCAGGTTTGCTGACAACTTACGCTACGAAGCCGTTGGTGATCTTACTACCTATGTAGTGAACCGGAACATTAACTTTACTAATCGTTGTATAGGTCGATGCGGTTTTTGTGCATTTAAAAAGGACGAAGGGTACATCCTGAAAACAGAAGAAATACTTGCCAAGGTGGAAGAAGCCCACAAGGCTGGAGCAACTGAGGTATGTATCCAGGGTGGCCTCTTGCCGAATGCCGGCCTTGATTTATACACCGGCATCTTAGAAGCTGTTAAAGAAGAATATCCATCTATTCATGTTCATGCATTTTCCCCGATGGAAGTTTATCATGCCTCAAGGACTAGTGACCTGAGCGTCAAGCAGGTGTTACATGAACTGAAAAAATCAGGGCTTGGAACCATGCCAGGCACTGCCGCTGAAATTCTTTGTGACCATGTAAGAAAAGAACTTTGTCCAGGTAAACTTCTAACTGCAGAATGGGTAGATGTGGTTACATCGGCTCACAAAACAGGCATCCGTACGACTGCTACCATGATGTACGGACATATAGAATCCTGGCAGGATAGAATAGAACATATGATGGTCGTGAGGGATGTCCAGAAAGAAACAGGCGGTATCACTGAATTTGTACCTCTGCCTTTCATGCCCTATAATAACCCTGTTGGAAAAAAAATGATCCAAGAAGGTCGCTATGCTACTACTGGTATTGATGATCTGAAGGTATATGCCCTTTCCCGCATAATCTTCCATAAACACATTAATAATATTCAGGCAAGCTGGGTCAAGCTAGGCAAAAAACTAGCACAGGTAGCTCTCTATTGTGGGGCAAATGATCTAGGAGGTACACTTATGGAAGAAAGTATCTCTACCTCAGCTGGTGCAAATAATGGTTCTTCAATTTCTACACAGGAACTTGAATGGATTATCAAAGGGGCAAGCAGAATTCCAAAGCAGAGGACCACCCTATACGAAATAGATAATATCAAAAACGAGTCTTTTGGCAATGGTCCCCGTGAGGCTGGCAATGCTACCATTTATTCCTGA
- a CDS encoding Lrp/AsnC family transcriptional regulator has translation MDDIDFAILEHLTQNSRTHSTEIANDLGLATSTVHKRIEKLQSNGIVRQFTVLVDPVSVGLNVTTYIGLRIEQNKRINVINKLKNINDILEIYELLEPYDLLLKVRTYDIHSLKENVLHILNNIDGVIESNSLLTTKCHKEKTCVLSKK, from the coding sequence ATGGATGATATAGACTTTGCTATCTTGGAACATCTCACCCAAAATTCCAGGACCCATAGCACCGAGATTGCAAATGATCTTGGGCTTGCTACATCTACTGTTCATAAAAGAATTGAGAAACTTCAGAGTAATGGAATAGTCAGACAATTCACTGTCCTGGTAGACCCTGTTAGCGTTGGGCTGAATGTAACGACCTATATAGGTCTTCGAATAGAGCAGAATAAAAGGATTAACGTAATCAATAAACTGAAAAATATCAATGATATATTGGAGATCTATGAACTTTTGGAACCTTATGATCTTCTCTTGAAGGTAAGAACATATGACATACATTCATTAAAAGAAAATGTTCTTCATATACTCAACAATATAGATGGCGTAATTGAATCAAACAGTTTGCTTACTACAAAATGCCATAAAGAGAAGACATGTGTTCTGTCAAAAAAATAA
- the cofH gene encoding 5-amino-6-(D-ribitylamino)uracil--L-tyrosine 4-hydroxyphenyl transferase CofH: MLPFIPEDIRERAYQGKITLEDALELVEVFPLALFNFADELRSNTVGDVVTYVVNRNIYITNMCKGDCGFCAYRSEKGFMLDMNQILEQVAEASDAGAVEVCIQGGFLPQLDIDYYTSVVENIKEAFPRMSIHGFSPMEIFYACKTTGVSAEKAFLRLKAAGLDTLTGTSAEILSDRVRKIICPGKLSTDQWVSTIMAAHQVGLRTNSTIMYGHVETFEERMNHLFILRSIQQKTGGFTELVPMSFMPYNNPVGENMLSQGKFMTMGIEDLRFYAMARIILNGHINNIQASWVKLGKKLCQVALHCGANDLGGTLMEDKISTASGSTNGEYVPPAEIEWIIKSSSRIPKQRNALYEGV, encoded by the coding sequence ATGCTACCATTTATTCCTGAGGATATTAGGGAAAGAGCTTATCAGGGAAAAATTACCCTGGAAGATGCCCTGGAACTTGTAGAAGTATTTCCTCTGGCGCTTTTCAATTTTGCAGACGAACTTCGTTCAAACACAGTAGGTGATGTTGTAACTTATGTGGTGAACCGGAATATCTACATTACTAATATGTGTAAAGGAGATTGCGGATTTTGCGCTTATCGATCTGAAAAGGGATTTATGCTTGACATGAACCAGATCCTTGAACAGGTAGCAGAGGCAAGTGATGCTGGTGCAGTGGAAGTATGCATCCAGGGTGGCTTCCTGCCACAGCTTGATATTGATTATTATACTTCGGTCGTAGAGAACATCAAAGAAGCATTCCCAAGGATGAGCATACACGGTTTTTCTCCCATGGAGATCTTCTATGCATGCAAGACCACAGGAGTTTCCGCTGAAAAAGCCTTTCTAAGACTTAAAGCAGCAGGTCTTGATACTCTTACGGGCACTTCTGCAGAGATACTGTCTGACAGAGTGCGTAAGATCATATGTCCCGGAAAACTCAGCACAGATCAATGGGTAAGTACCATAATGGCTGCTCATCAGGTGGGACTTAGGACAAACTCAACTATAATGTATGGTCATGTGGAAACCTTTGAAGAGCGCATGAACCATCTTTTCATTCTTCGTTCCATACAGCAAAAGACAGGTGGTTTTACGGAACTGGTCCCTATGTCTTTCATGCCTTATAACAATCCTGTTGGTGAGAATATGCTCTCACAAGGCAAATTCATGACAATGGGCATTGAAGACCTGCGTTTCTATGCCATGGCAAGAATAATTCTTAATGGACACATCAATAACATTCAGGCAAGCTGGGTCAAACTTGGAAAGAAGCTTTGTCAGGTAGCTTTGCATTGTGGAGCCAATGATCTCGGCGGCACGCTTATGGAAGATAAGATCTCCACGGCTTCCGGAAGCACTAATGGGGAATATGTTCCACCGGCTGAGATCGAATGGATTATCAAATCTTCCAGCAGAATTCCTAAACAAAGAAATGCGCTTTATGAAGGAGTATAA
- the fpoB gene encoding F(420)H(2) dehydrogenase subunit B: MAEVKAVTPNNKEDMPEEIPGVMTTSSSAISDFLKKTKAQDLINWGRKNSLWFTVNAMGCCGVELLSTGMAHYDTDRFGIIPRNSPRHADVLIISGYVTKKYLPALQRIWDQMPAPKWVICFGDCAISGGPFYESYSTTQNIDEVFPVDVYVPGCPPRCEALIQAFVELQQKIVAKKDKGTEY; the protein is encoded by the coding sequence ATGGCAGAAGTAAAGGCAGTTACTCCCAACAATAAAGAGGACATGCCCGAAGAGATTCCTGGTGTCATGACAACAAGCAGCAGTGCTATTAGTGACTTCTTAAAGAAAACAAAAGCCCAGGACTTAATTAACTGGGGACGTAAGAACTCACTCTGGTTCACAGTAAATGCTATGGGTTGTTGTGGTGTTGAATTGCTTTCAACAGGTATGGCACACTATGACACAGACCGCTTTGGAATCATTCCAAGGAACTCTCCAAGACATGCAGATGTACTAATCATCAGTGGATATGTGACAAAAAAATATCTCCCTGCATTACAGAGGATATGGGACCAAATGCCAGCCCCAAAATGGGTTATTTGTTTTGGCGATTGTGCCATTAGTGGCGGCCCGTTCTATGAATCTTACAGCACAACTCAGAACATAGATGAGGTATTTCCGGTAGATGTTTATGTTCCGGGCTGTCCACCAAGATGTGAAGCCCTGATCCAGGCATTTGTTGAATTGCAACAGAAGATAGTTGCAAAGAAGGACAAAGGTACTGAATATTGA
- a CDS encoding 4Fe-4S binding protein translates to MSIEVNRYKCGYCGACVGVCPAGALELVETWIEVDKNCSSCGICAKICPVGALRVVR, encoded by the coding sequence GTGTCCATTGAAGTGAACAGGTATAAATGTGGATATTGTGGTGCATGTGTGGGAGTGTGTCCAGCAGGGGCCCTGGAACTTGTGGAGACATGGATAGAGGTGGATAAGAACTGTTCTAGTTGCGGTATATGCGCTAAGATCTGCCCGGTAGGAGCTCTGAGGGTGGTAAGATGA
- the cofC gene encoding 2-phospho-L-lactate guanylyltransferase → MRAVIPYKKENAKSRLSPILSRIEREQFVELMLRDVVSSLREAGVNDIDILATSEYRSLTDLNVNIIIDPNDLNESINKYLEKMDQPVLIIMADLPLARSEQVKNIINSNEDVVIVPGKGGGTNVLSIKNPSRFHVQYYGMSFCNHCAIAKDMQQSLRIYDSFLLSTDIDEPHDIVEILLHGHGFSLEYAQGKFELESGRARVKLTSTQ, encoded by the coding sequence ATGCGCGCTGTCATCCCATACAAAAAAGAAAATGCAAAATCCCGGCTTTCTCCGATTCTCAGCCGGATAGAGAGGGAACAATTTGTAGAGTTGATGTTGAGGGATGTAGTATCCTCTTTACGAGAGGCAGGTGTCAATGATATAGATATCCTTGCAACATCTGAATATAGGTCACTCACTGACCTTAATGTTAATATTATAATCGACCCTAATGATCTTAACGAATCAATCAATAAATATCTTGAAAAAATGGATCAACCAGTGCTTATAATAATGGCAGATCTTCCTCTTGCCAGATCCGAACAAGTAAAAAACATAATTAATTCCAACGAAGATGTGGTGATCGTACCTGGAAAAGGTGGCGGGACGAATGTACTCTCCATAAAGAACCCATCCAGGTTTCATGTTCAATACTATGGCATGAGTTTCTGTAACCATTGTGCGATAGCTAAAGACATGCAGCAGTCATTGAGGATATATGATTCCTTCCTACTGAGCACAGATATCGATGAGCCACATGATATTGTTGAGATTCTTCTACACGGACATGGTTTTTCCCTTGAATATGCGCAGGGGAAGTTCGAGCTGGAAAGTGGCAGAGCACGTGTGAAGCTTACCAGTACTCAGTGA
- a CDS encoding NAD(P)/FAD-dependent oxidoreductase, with product MKVLVIGSGLGGLLSAAWLSRKGHEVDVFERLPIIGGRFTNIEYKGFQLSTGALHMIPHGPTGPLGTLLKDLGADVKIVRSNPMTTIRIPKNKDATDYTQGFQDIEFHDFRKRFSLFNRIKLAILITTTRTFPPKSGSMAQWCSKNLKQDWALKLADSFCGWSLSLKAENVPATEVFEIIENMYRYSGPGIPMGGCQAVTEALINVISSHGGKIHTSTEVTQILVENGKAVGLMADANEYRADLVISDIGHMETSRLYDANILGTNAASYLASIRKLRPSAGVKICLSSNEPLIGHTGVLLTPYARRINGIDEVTNVDPSLAPAGKHLIMAHQCVQWENIGRLEEEIDLGLRDLSEIFTGKEYEVILIQSYSGEWPVNRSSSGSDLSNRTPIEGLYIVGDSAKGKGGIEVDGIALGVRTAINDILNSN from the coding sequence ATGAAAGTTTTAGTGATTGGTTCCGGACTTGGCGGCCTTCTCAGTGCTGCATGGCTCTCACGGAAAGGGCATGAAGTTGATGTTTTTGAGAGGCTTCCAATTATAGGTGGAAGATTTACCAATATAGAGTACAAGGGCTTCCAGCTATCTACTGGCGCTTTACACATGATCCCCCATGGTCCGACTGGGCCTCTGGGCACCTTGCTAAAAGATCTCGGAGCAGATGTCAAGATAGTAAGATCTAATCCTATGACTACTATTCGTATTCCGAAAAATAAAGATGCTACGGATTATACACAAGGTTTTCAGGACATAGAGTTTCATGACTTCAGAAAACGCTTTTCTCTGTTTAACAGAATTAAACTTGCAATTCTCATAACTACCACTCGCACCTTCCCACCAAAAAGTGGCTCAATGGCCCAATGGTGTTCCAAGAATCTAAAGCAGGATTGGGCTCTAAAGCTTGCTGATTCATTTTGTGGCTGGTCACTAAGCCTGAAAGCTGAAAACGTACCAGCTACAGAAGTCTTTGAAATAATCGAAAACATGTATAGGTATAGCGGTCCTGGAATCCCTATGGGAGGCTGTCAGGCAGTAACAGAGGCCCTGATTAATGTAATCAGCTCTCACGGGGGTAAAATACATACATCCACTGAGGTCACACAGATTCTTGTGGAAAATGGCAAGGCTGTAGGACTGATGGCCGATGCAAATGAGTATCGAGCTGATCTTGTCATAAGTGACATAGGTCATATGGAAACAAGCAGGCTATACGATGCCAATATCCTGGGTACAAATGCGGCGAGCTATCTTGCATCCATCCGCAAACTGCGACCTTCTGCCGGTGTCAAGATATGCCTTTCATCGAACGAACCTCTGATCGGGCATACAGGTGTGCTACTGACTCCTTATGCCCGCCGGATTAACGGAATAGACGAGGTGACAAATGTTGATCCGTCCCTGGCTCCTGCCGGTAAACACCTTATAATGGCTCATCAGTGCGTACAATGGGAAAATATCGGTAGGCTGGAGGAAGAGATCGATCTTGGATTACGTGATCTCTCAGAGATATTTACAGGGAAGGAATATGAAGTTATTCTCATACAGTCATATTCCGGAGAATGGCCTGTAAATCGTTCATCTTCCGGCAGTGATCTGAGCAATCGAACTCCCATCGAAGGCCTATATATAGTTGGAGACAGCGCAAAAGGCAAAGGTGGCATAGAAGTTGATGGCATTGCATTAGGTGTGAGAACTGCCATAAACGACATTCTAAATTCCAACTAA
- the fpoC gene encoding F420H2 dehydrogenase subunit FpoC — MDAKTMIDSLSSQFTGTIYDASVESDIRIIAKVKPENVKDICRYLKDKLSFGHLCCEFGVDYPNRNEIEVVYVIGSYDHPVVLTLKAILPRDNTEIESVVPVYWNANWYERETYELFGVKYLNHPDLRPLVLPQEMLGEWPLRKDYKGFPNKTARNLV; from the coding sequence ATGGATGCTAAAACAATGATTGATTCACTTTCCAGTCAATTCACAGGCACTATCTACGATGCAAGTGTTGAATCTGATATAAGGATAATTGCTAAAGTGAAGCCGGAAAATGTAAAGGATATATGCAGGTACCTTAAGGACAAACTTTCTTTTGGACATCTCTGTTGTGAATTCGGTGTTGACTACCCTAACAGGAATGAAATCGAAGTTGTTTATGTGATCGGTTCTTACGACCATCCGGTAGTCCTTACACTAAAAGCAATATTACCAAGGGATAATACTGAAATTGAGTCTGTCGTTCCTGTATACTGGAATGCTAATTGGTATGAGAGAGAGACATACGAACTGTTCGGCGTAAAGTATCTCAATCATCCGGACCTGCGGCCTCTTGTACTTCCTCAGGAAATGCTTGGCGAATGGCCGCTCAGAAAAGATTACAAAGGTTTCCCCAACAAAACAGCCAGGAATCTGGTATGA
- a CDS encoding DUF22 domain-containing protein, producing MKQAIVQVVSRENGNINCKTIKAATYEFTIATRAKWEMVIAAEDTEMRAGEFKKLRVKEISIEPDTIAIPCTFTHHAIVSLIKVGTEGGTKPVDNERIITYAYVLGQESGRVHKGDLIAVLNIFPIMFTREAMKPVPIT from the coding sequence ATGAAGCAAGCAATAGTCCAGGTTGTTTCTCGAGAAAACGGCAACATCAACTGTAAGACAATAAAAGCTGCGACATATGAATTCACGATTGCCACACGGGCTAAGTGGGAAATGGTGATAGCTGCCGAAGATACGGAAATGCGGGCAGGTGAATTCAAGAAGTTACGCGTGAAAGAAATCAGTATAGAGCCGGATACAATTGCTATTCCTTGCACATTCACACATCATGCGATAGTTTCTCTAATTAAAGTAGGTACTGAGGGTGGGACCAAACCTGTAGATAATGAACGCATCATCACATACGCTTATGTGTTAGGGCAAGAATCCGGAAGAGTGCATAAAGGAGACCTCATTGCAGTGCTGAATATATTTCCCATAATGTTCACGCGGGAAGCTATGAAGCCCGTACCTATCACTTGA
- a CDS encoding NAD(P)/FAD-dependent oxidoreductase has product MKNYYDVIVIGAGPAGSIAAKVAAEKGLSVLLIEKRQEIGDPVRCAEGVSKIALKKHIEPDPRWICADMKGSRIFSPDGTSIQMAEEIAGGEVGYVLERKIFDRALAYESAKAGAEVMVKTRATELIIENGYVCGIKAMHLGQEYEIRSKIVIGADGIESKVGRWAGIDTSLKPSDMETCVQYLMSGVNIDQEYCQFYVGNEVAPSGYVWLFPKGENMANVGIGILGSESGSKRAVDYLNDFVKKKLPNASIIEIDYGGVPVSGSIERTIANGLMLVGDAARQSDPVTGGGIINAMNAGEIAAEVAYNAISAGDVSIKKLQEYEDRWRRTIGKAIDNGLIVKDTFVKITDEELNSLAHSLKDVNFSRMSLIDLLYALFKANKKLLWDLRVLFKNVVKNELDV; this is encoded by the coding sequence ATGAAAAATTATTATGATGTAATTGTGATAGGTGCCGGGCCGGCTGGGTCTATAGCAGCAAAGGTTGCAGCCGAGAAGGGGCTTAGCGTATTATTGATAGAAAAACGTCAGGAGATCGGTGACCCCGTAAGATGTGCAGAAGGCGTGAGCAAAATAGCTCTGAAAAAGCACATTGAGCCTGATCCCAGATGGATATGTGCTGATATGAAAGGGTCAAGAATATTCTCTCCAGATGGTACAAGTATCCAGATGGCTGAAGAAATAGCCGGAGGGGAAGTAGGTTATGTTCTGGAAAGAAAGATCTTTGACAGGGCATTGGCCTATGAAAGTGCCAAGGCAGGAGCCGAGGTCATGGTCAAGACCAGAGCTACCGAACTCATAATTGAAAATGGATATGTGTGTGGTATAAAGGCCATGCATCTTGGACAAGAGTATGAGATAAGGTCAAAGATTGTAATTGGTGCCGATGGCATAGAGTCCAAGGTAGGCAGATGGGCAGGTATTGATACTTCTTTAAAGCCTTCGGATATGGAGACATGTGTGCAGTATCTTATGAGTGGTGTTAATATCGATCAGGAATACTGCCAGTTCTATGTAGGTAATGAGGTTGCACCTTCTGGATACGTCTGGCTATTTCCAAAAGGTGAGAATATGGCCAATGTAGGTATCGGTATACTTGGAAGCGAATCCGGTTCAAAAAGAGCTGTTGACTATCTTAACGATTTTGTAAAGAAGAAACTTCCAAACGCTTCTATTATCGAAATTGATTATGGCGGTGTACCTGTGAGCGGGTCCATTGAAAGAACTATTGCTAATGGACTTATGCTGGTTGGTGATGCAGCGAGGCAATCTGACCCTGTAACTGGAGGTGGTATTATTAATGCTATGAACGCGGGTGAAATTGCGGCTGAAGTAGCTTATAATGCAATAAGTGCAGGCGATGTTTCCATAAAAAAGCTTCAGGAATATGAGGACAGGTGGAGAAGGACTATTGGAAAGGCAATAGATAATGGACTCATTGTGAAAGACACTTTTGTGAAGATCACTGATGAAGAACTAAATTCTCTGGCTCATTCCCTTAAAGACGTAAACTTTAGCAGGATGAGCCTTATTGATTTATTGTATGCTCTTTTCAAGGCCAATAAGAAGCTTCTATGGGATCTGAGAGTATTATTTAAGAACGTTGTGAAAAATGAATTGGATGTATAA
- the fpoD gene encoding F420H2 dehydrogenase subunit FpoD, whose translation MDNTVGPSEMIVHLGPQHPMMPGPFRLNAKLRGETVVDSEVEMGYIHKGIEKILESKTYLQGITIVDRICYLAALTNEEAYVGCVEKLAGIEVPQRAQYIRVIMEELSRLQSHLLGMGEYASFVGFVSMFMYTIKEREDVMSLMDSVTGARVTHSFLRFGGVKDDLPEGFKEDVKHVFANLRKAIDSYENMYSTDTIYKGRTVGIGVLQAEAAKDIGVSGPPLRATGVAFDIRKAEPYLVYKDLDFKVCTQTAGDVFARIQVRLDEMRESMYIIEQCLDQIPNGPLFPEGTAYGRRSPVMRVPAGEVFHRVEDPRGEMGFYMVSDGSDKPYRVKVRGPVYPTLQTLPPLLKGVNVADIVAIAGSMDTCTSEVDR comes from the coding sequence ATGGATAATACAGTTGGACCTTCTGAAATGATAGTTCACCTTGGACCACAACATCCAATGATGCCGGGTCCCTTCAGACTCAATGCAAAATTGAGAGGAGAGACAGTAGTGGATTCCGAGGTAGAGATGGGATATATTCACAAAGGAATCGAGAAAATACTTGAAAGCAAGACTTATCTGCAGGGCATAACCATTGTAGACAGGATATGCTACCTTGCAGCGCTGACCAATGAAGAAGCATATGTTGGCTGTGTGGAAAAGCTTGCAGGGATTGAAGTACCCCAGAGAGCACAATATATCCGTGTTATCATGGAAGAGCTTTCCAGGCTACAAAGCCATTTACTGGGTATGGGAGAATATGCCTCTTTTGTTGGCTTTGTGAGCATGTTCATGTACACTATCAAGGAAAGGGAAGATGTGATGAGCCTTATGGACTCTGTAACAGGAGCACGTGTCACACATTCATTCCTGCGTTTTGGCGGTGTAAAGGATGATCTCCCTGAAGGATTTAAGGAAGATGTCAAGCATGTTTTTGCAAACCTGAGAAAAGCCATTGACTCTTATGAGAATATGTACAGCACAGATACCATTTACAAGGGAAGGACTGTAGGCATCGGCGTACTTCAGGCTGAGGCCGCAAAGGATATTGGAGTATCCGGTCCGCCGCTTCGTGCAACAGGAGTTGCTTTTGATATCCGTAAGGCAGAACCCTACTTAGTATATAAGGACCTGGATTTCAAAGTATGTACTCAGACTGCAGGCGATGTGTTCGCAAGAATTCAGGTGCGTCTTGATGAGATGCGCGAAAGCATGTATATAATAGAACAATGCCTTGATCAGATACCTAATGGTCCTCTTTTCCCTGAAGGCACTGCCTATGGCCGCAGGTCACCTGTTATGAGAGTACCAGCCGGAGAAGTATTCCACCGTGTGGAAGACCCAAGAGGTGAAATGGGATTCTACATGGTTTCTGACGGTTCCGATAAACCATATCGTGTAAAGGTCAGAGGACCGGTATATCCTACATTGCAGACATTACCTCCACTTCTTAAAGGGGTCAATGTTGCCGATATTGTGGCAATTGCCGGAAGCATGGACACATGTACAAGTGAGGTTGACAGGTGA
- the cofG gene encoding 7,8-didemethyl-8-hydroxy-5-deazariboflavin synthase subunit CofG — protein sequence MKDFVTFSRNVFVPVTNVCRNRCGYCTFRREPDEPGSCFMSPDEVIPILKDGKKAGCTEVLFTFGEYADEIPEYKKWLEELGFPSNVEYVIHLCKLAIKVGILPHTNAGVLNYTELEALKPWNASMGLMLETTGKVAAHLNCPGKHPDVRIKTIKYAGELQIPFTTGILVGIGETLDDRIDSLQCISNLHQEYGHIQEVIVQNFIPKTGTFMEKHSSPTIEDMMQIVSIAREILPADIAIQVAPNLIDPYLLVKYGATDLGGISPTTIDWINPETEWPSVEKLQEMLRDISLRERLPIYPAYIKKGWYSKNLKSLIKSMIDNDGYRRL from the coding sequence ATGAAAGATTTTGTTACATTTTCCCGTAATGTTTTTGTACCTGTGACTAACGTATGCAGAAACAGGTGTGGGTATTGTACATTCAGGCGCGAGCCCGATGAGCCAGGGTCATGCTTCATGTCACCTGATGAAGTTATTCCAATACTCAAAGACGGAAAAAAAGCAGGTTGCACTGAGGTACTCTTTACATTCGGGGAATATGCAGATGAAATACCTGAATACAAAAAATGGCTTGAAGAGCTGGGTTTTCCTTCCAACGTTGAGTATGTGATACACCTTTGCAAACTGGCAATAAAGGTCGGCATTCTGCCACACACAAATGCTGGTGTTCTTAACTATACGGAACTTGAAGCCTTAAAACCCTGGAACGCGAGTATGGGCCTTATGCTGGAAACCACAGGTAAGGTAGCAGCTCATCTTAATTGTCCTGGGAAACATCCCGATGTCAGGATCAAAACCATCAAATATGCCGGGGAACTGCAAATACCTTTTACAACTGGTATACTTGTTGGCATCGGAGAGACTTTAGACGATCGAATTGATTCATTGCAATGTATCTCTAATCTGCATCAAGAATATGGCCATATCCAGGAAGTCATAGTCCAGAACTTCATACCAAAAACCGGAACTTTCATGGAGAAACATTCGTCTCCAACCATAGAGGACATGATGCAGATAGTTTCTATTGCAAGGGAGATATTACCTGCTGATATAGCTATACAGGTTGCTCCAAATTTAATAGACCCATATTTACTCGTCAAATATGGGGCTACAGACCTAGGTGGCATATCTCCCACAACCATTGATTGGATCAACCCTGAAACAGAGTGGCCTTCAGTGGAAAAATTGCAAGAGATGCTCAGAGATATATCATTAAGAGAGCGTTTGCCTATTTATCCTGCTTACATTAAAAAAGGATGGTATAGTAAGAACTTGAAGTCACTTATAAAATCCATGATTGATAATGATGGTTACAGAAGACTGTGA
- a CDS encoding 4Fe-4S binding protein produces the protein MKIDERCVGCGQCTAFCPKNAIIVKGIARITADCVQCKMCMAYCPMKAIEESA, from the coding sequence ATGAAAATTGATGAAAGATGTGTTGGATGTGGCCAATGTACTGCCTTTTGTCCAAAAAATGCTATTATTGTAAAGGGCATTGCCCGGATTACTGCTGATTGCGTCCAGTGCAAAATGTGTATGGCCTACTGTCCGATGAAAGCTATCGAGGAAAGTGCATGA
- the fpoA gene encoding F420H2 dehydrogenase subunit FpoA produces MSGIIDTSNIIYSYIPVAIILVVALLMPPVTMLLVKQLSPRSKSLAKYETYEAGSVPIGNARIQFNVEYYLYAIAFVLFDIEVLFLYPWATIFKEPGITTIATIEMLIFIFVVLFGYLYLIKKEALKWQK; encoded by the coding sequence ATGTCAGGAATAATCGATACTAGCAACATAATATACAGTTACATTCCGGTTGCGATAATTCTTGTAGTGGCGCTATTGATGCCTCCTGTGACTATGCTTCTTGTAAAGCAGCTAAGTCCAAGGAGTAAATCACTTGCAAAATATGAGACATACGAAGCGGGTTCTGTTCCAATAGGAAATGCAAGGATCCAATTCAATGTTGAGTATTATTTGTACGCCATTGCATTTGTCTTGTTTGATATTGAGGTTCTTTTCTTGTACCCATGGGCTACTATTTTCAAAGAACCCGGCATAACAACTATAGCAACCATTGAGATGTTGATTTTCATTTTTGTAGTACTGTTTGGATATTTATACCTCATTAAAAAGGAGGCTCTTAAATGGCAGAAGTAA